TTGGTGCTATTAAAGTTGCCGCTCAAAATAAATTTCATCCTTCCTTTGCCTGCATCGATACCATACCTGGCGATAATGTCAAGACCACGGGTACGGGTGTTGAGCGCGTTGGTAAAATAGGCGCCTTGTGCAGCGCTGAGTCCTTGACCTATCAGATACTGCTCTAATAAGTCGACACCATTGCGTTCTATTCCGGCAAACTGTTCAGATAAAATCACCCGATCCCGGATATTGATCTGATATCCGTCAATAGTTAAAGCAAAGCTTTTTGCATTAAAAGTAATTCCACCACTCAGGTTGACCGATTTTTCAGCTTTAAGGTCAGTCGCTCCAAGCGCTTTAGCGATTTTTGTGCCTACAGGAAAAAATCCAGTTTCGATCAAGGAAGTGCCTAAAGTCGTAGTCTGAATAGCTGAATAATTGGACTGACCAAGAGAAGGGGCTCTAAAGCCTGTGCTGATAGCTCCACGAAGTGCAACTATGGGCGAGAGCTCGATCCGGGTTGCAAATTTTCCATTCGCGGCCAATCCAAAATCAGAGAAATTTTCCAGCCGGCCTGCAACAGAGGTAGTCCATCCCTTGGTGGGTTGTGTTTCTAATTCTGAGTAGATAGCCATACTGGATCGGCTGTCAGATACATTGTCTTTCCATCCGGGAAAACACTGACAGCCGGCTGCAGCTCTTGACCCTTTGTTAGGACCATCCTGAACACCTCCGGATATGGCATTGCCATCATAATAAGATGATATTTCGCCAGGACTGATTTTATAGTTTTCAAACTTAAGCTCAGCTCCGAGTGCCAGATTGAGAGGGCTGGCGAAATTCGAAGGGAAACTCCTGTTCATATCAAAATTGGTAGTGGCTTGTGTAAAATGTAAAGTACCATCATACATCTCTGTCTTTTGCTGAATGTCTTTGTCCGGAAAAGAAAATGCTCCAATATTACCTAGCGAAGTATTGTGTGTGTTCTTCATATCCAGTCTAAAGGCATTGGTGCCGATGACTTCACTCAGATCATAATTCCATTTTGAACCAATCTTTCCTTTTAGCCCGGCACCGAGTGAAAGGTCTGTTAGTTTAGCATTGATCAAAGGGAGGAATCCATCCGGATAGATCGATCGAATCGTGCGACTATCACTTGCTCTTCTAAAGAAACAACCTGACAGGCCATCCCGGTAATTGCCACCACCAAATAAATAGAAGCTGGTGTTATCTGACAATGGGCTTTCACCATTGAGAAATACACTAAAGTCATTAAACTTACTATCGCCATATCTGAAATTCTGAGTTCTATCAAAGCTATTTTCACGGGAGTCTCCACTGAAATAATTTATCCTCACATCATCCCCCTGGCGATTAGTCCTTCCTTGCAGGCGATACTGCCCACTTAAATAATAATTACCTTTGCCAATATTAAATCCTTTGCCAACATGCAGGTTGACACGCTGGCCATCCGTGATCAATTCTTTTTTTACTTTGGTCAAATAATCAAAAGAAAATAAAGGACCATTATTGTCCTGTAAGGATTGATTGGTAATGCCATCAAATAGACCTTCCCCTGGTTTATATCCTTTTTCAAAATTAGTAAAGTGTGAGCCGGTACTCATCTCAAAGTCAAAGCCGGCATCTTTTTTAAGAATAATATTGATTACACCAGCGATGGCATCTGACCCATATTGTGCAGATGCTCCGTCGCGCAATACCTCTATTCGCTCGATGGCGCTGGAAGGAATCGAATTGATGTCTACGCCCGTACTGCCTCTGCCGACAGTACCATTGACATGTACTAACGCACTGGTATGTCTACGCTTACCATTGACCAGGATGAGCACTTGGTCGGGACCCAGACCTCGAAGTGTGGCAGGTCTGAAATGGTCTGATCCATCAGTGATAGAAGGCTTGGTGACACTATACGAAGGTACCAGATTTTGAATGGCTTGTATCGTCTGGGTGGCACCTGAAGAGCGAAGGTCTTTGGACCCGATGATATCGACCGGTACAGGAGAGTTGATTACAGTACGCTCACCACCACGGGTACCAATGACGACGATTTCATTAAGTCCCAGGATGTCTTCTTCCATAGTAACATTTAACTCTAGAGATCCACTGGAAATAGTTACATCTTTGGTCACTGGTATATATCCTAAATAAAGAAACCTCACCTTATATTGCCCCGGAGGCAAGACGACACTGTATTGTCCATCTTCATCAGAGATTGTGCCTAGGCTCGAATTTAGTACTTCGACCGAGGCGCCTATGATCGGCTGTTTGGCGGCATCACTGATTATACCAGACACGGTCTGACCTACAGCAGTGGATACAACCATAAGTCCAAAGAACATTAGTGTAATAAATTTCATGTTTGTTTAATTTTGGTTAGTTAAAAATAGGAATTAGGGGGAAATTACAAAATAATCAGGTAATTATAATACACTTATGTTTGTAACCCCCATTTGGGAAATGCTCTGCCAAAGACCAGCATTATGGCCTGTTATTTTCATCAAGAACAAGATTGCAAAGAATCTTTTCGATGAAATTCTGAAATTAAAATTTTGATAAAAGATACTTGCAATACCAATACCAATGACTCATGACTCACATGACCCAAAATGCAATTGAGCCTATTGCGATGCTGATGATAATAAACAAAATGACCAATATGATTTTTTTCCAGTGTACTTCCTGAAGAAAAGATTTAATGTATATCATGAAATAGAGGGGTGTTCAAAAGATCCTGAGACATAGAATCCCGATCAGCTTTAATACATCTGGAAGTCAATCGCCGTCGTAACCTCAGATTATTATTTAGAGAGTTTGACCAAAATCTGAAGTACCCATGATCCTGAATTGAAAGCAAGTAATCTCTGTAAATCAATTAACAATGATTTTAATAAAAAAGTCTTACAGATGATTGGTAAAACGTGGTCGTCTTAGTTATATGGATAGAACTATTTTGTTCACATCCTGCTGCTGCATACAATCAAAATGGCCTTTTGGACAATGATCTCTGCCAAACCTTGCACATGGTCTGCAATTCAAACCCGATACTTCGAAAGATTGGTTGAGGTCAGGAAAATGAGCACCATAGAAAGGCCAGAAACCAAACTCCGCGAGGGTGCTGCCCCAGACACTACGTATAGGTTTTTTCAAAGCAGCAGCTATATGCATCATACCCGTATCCGGTGCTATCACCATGAATGATTGTGCCAATAGGGAGGCAGATTGGCTTATGGAGTATCTTCCACAAGTATTGATCACCCGATCCGATTCAAGTAGCTTGCCTTCCCGTTCCTCTGCTTTGCCACCGATGATTACTATAGGCCACTTGGTAGCCAGGTCAGCCGTCAGCACTTGTAGTTTCTCAACAGGGATCCTTTTGGTAAAATGTGCTGCTCCGATCACCAATGCGATATAAGGTGATTGGACAGCAATCGTTTTTAAGTCAACTTTGTCTTTTTCCGGAATAAAGTAATCTAAGCCCTGACCATCGTCTTCTACCAGATATTTTTTTAGGGACTCAAGGTATCTTATCGCGATATGATCTTTAGGCAATCTGATTATTTTAAAATATACGGCCAACCATTTGGCTAGATTCCCTTTGTGATAAGTTACCACGGGCACCTGCCAGAGTCGAAGCCGGATTAATCTGGACCGAAGATTGTTGTGCAGATCGAGTATGAGGTCGAATCCTTCAGCTTTTAATGAAGGGACCAACTCGCCAAGCGACGACTCTAGCAGCCAAATTTTTTCAATGTATGGGTTGGCAACCAACAGATCTTTGAAAGCACTTTTGGTAAGATAATGGACTTCACAGTTCGTTTGAGTTTTTAGACATCGTACTGCCAGCGTGGTCAATACGATATCCCCTAATGAACTAAGACGAATGACTAATACCTTCTTCAACAATTCCGGAAAGGTAAAGGAAATTTACTGTTTGATAAATTTCAAACTACCTCCTATACCGTCTAGGGTGAGATTGATGACATACATGCCTGCCTGAAGTTTATCTACAGGGATACTCCATGACTGATCACCCGCACCAAACTTCTTGTTTGCTGACCACACCATTTTACCCATGAGATCGTATACCCCTATTTTATTCGTTTTGATAGAAGATGGTTGCTTCCATTGTAAAGTGATAAGATCGGTGGCTACAGGATTGGGAGACAATCTGGCTCCGAATCGCTTAGCGAGATCATCTTTGGCAGAGGTGGTGATGGTTCGTTCACCATTGGCAAACCATACACCGAGCTTGGCGTTCTGAACCAATGCAGTGGCAAAGCCAACAGGACTAATTTTGCTTTTATCTACTTTTATCTGACCCAGGACTTTGGTATTGGAGTTAGTATTGGCATTAAACAAGACTCTGTCGTCCGCCGTAGAAAAATTAGGAAAACACAACTGACCATTGACAAAGATAGTATCCAGGGTGCCGGTTTCAGTATTGCCGCCGAGTAAAAGATAAGTGGTCTGGGATGCTGTGGCTCCCTCAATGAGCATATCCATAGCGATGATATGAGGGCTGTTTTTGGAGAATGTCGCATTACCTACACTTGTTTTCTCAGGAAGTTGACTGAATAATTTTGCGATTTTCCCATCGGCCCAGGTAGCTCTTTCGCCATCAAACACCCGCAAGAAAGAAATATCCCAATACACGATATCCACTCCACTGGAGTTGCGTATGGTGCTCTGAGCATCATACATAATCTCCTGGCTCGTATGATCAAACTCCATTGCATCAGCATAATCTACAGCACCTGTAATTTTACCTGTAGAATAGGTTGGATTGTAGAGATCAAATACTCGCCACTCACCGCTTTGACCAATGGTATAGTCAAATACATGAATTTTGTTTTCTTTGATATCTTTGATAGCGGCAACTCGGTTGCCATCTTTTGATATCACCGCATTGCGCCAGATGGGATCACTTTGCAATACGCCGGTCTCTGTGATCTTATTTTGAGCCCAATCGATGATGATATAATGTATTTTTTTGTCTTTACCTACAAATATGATACCCGACCCATCGTCAGTGACGCTGGCTCTACTGAGCGGAGGTTTCGAAGACAGTGGATTGGAAATGAGTTTACCAGTGCCATCTGCCATATACAGGGCTGATTGTGCATCATCCGTAAAAATAATAAAATCCGTACCAGGGTTGGTCACTACATCCGTCTGTGTTGGAGTAGACGCTCCATCCAGGATACCTACGGCATCATAGGCGGCTTTGGCTGCTACTACTTCCGCGCTGCTTGCACCATAAAGATCTGTAGCAGACTGAATCACTGCTTTGCGGCAATCTATAAATCTTGAACTTCGGGTAAGATATCTGGTCAGTGTACGATAATATACTTTCTCCGCCTTGTCAAGGTCATTGATAGAAGTAGCATATTTGTAAAAAGCCCAATTATTGATACCGCTATTGATATGGACTCCGCCATTATCCTTGGTACCCTCGTACCGCTCCAAGTAAATACGAGGTTGATATCCATTGTCATTCAATTGATTACCACCATTATGAGGATCGATAAAACTTCGCAGCGCCCCGGTGGGAAATACTGATTTTTTGACCACATCTTCTCCTATGAGCCAATCATCACGATCGATTAATCGTCCAAATATATCCGCAAATGACTCATTCAAGGCACCACTTTCTGATTCATAATCCAGGTTGGCAGTAGCCTGTATCACCCCATGGGACATTTCGTGACCCGCTACATCGAGTGCTTTGGCCAAGGGCGTAAAAGCATCTTTGCCGTTGCCATAATACATGGATTCGCCATCCCAAAAAGCATTATCCATGGAGGTGCCATCGTCCTCAGCAACATTGATGAAAGAAAGGATATTTCCTCCGCGGCCATTGATGGAATTCCTATTATGCTTGTTCAAATAATATTCGTAGGCAAGGCCCGCATTCTGATGGGCAGAGGCTGCTGCCACGCTGATCCAGCCTGAATTGGAAGTAGAATTGATTAAATTCGAGTTAAAGGTTCTGGGATTAGCAGGGCTTCTGTTATGCCCGTCAAAGGTCCAGATCACGCCTATAGGTTCTTCATTGTCAGCTCCAATAGTTTTAAACATAGCACGGGTAGCATCGACGAGATAGTACCTGCCAGCGTCGAGATAAGTATTAAGTATAAGATTTCGGCCCTGAAGATCGATAGCTTGGCTAGTAGCTTTACCGTCAAAATCAAACTTGTAATTACTTATATGATTTGATTTTGGAGAAGAAGCGGCATTATTTTGACTAAGAAAAGATGTCTGATCAATCGGAAGAAAAGTGCATAAGTTTTTATATTTCTTTATAATCTCTCCAGTATGGGCATCTACTCTGTACTCCCATTGTTCAAACCCATTGACAATGATAGAAACAGCATAAGCCAGATGGGCTTTTTTGTTTTTATCATAAAATATAATCTCTTCACTTGAGAAAAGCTTTCGGCTTGAAGGTTTGTCCAAAGCAAGGAGGGCATCAGGGTCTTTACCCATAGTCATCAAATCTGCCTTGATGAGTGTTTCGACTTGTGCAATCGGCAAAGTGGCATGAATATCCAGGTCAGTCGGAGTAGCATATACAGTACCATTGACTTGATTCATGATATTGTTTTTGCCATGTATGATGATCTCACCCCCATACACCGGTATACCTTTATATACTTGTCTTACTTTAATATGCTGCATGCCCAGATCATCAGTCTCTGTGCTTTGATATTCAAATTCCCGGGTCACATCCTGCACCTTCATTTTATCTTTGAATTGATGGAGGAAAGCAAAGACAGAAGAATTGGCAGCTCTTAGATTGAAACTGACTTTCTGATCACTCTGAGCCCAAAAGGAAGATTGATCGAGGTAGTCCATATTGGAAAGTGCAGGAATAGAAGTCAGCGGACCCATCCGGAGGCTCTTGCGAATCTCACTTGGCTCATTGGTGTTAAGGTGGTTGGACAGTCCTGGTACCTTTTTTGCAGGCTGGAGTACTGTCGAACCTGGAACCTGGTTTCCAAAATTGATGTTTTTAAAACCAGATTGGCCTAAACCCAACTGTGTAAGGGTAAGTAAAAAAATTACAAAACGCATAGTTAGATCTTTTTTTTATCAGTAGTAGTGACGATATGTTTTAAGAGAGAGTAATATAGCTTTAAGTTTCCAGGGACATCTTCTGCTCCACCCCATACAAGTTTTTGCCTGGATGCTTTGTCCGCATACTCAATAAACTGATAGGTGTTGGCGGGTTGATTAAGTTGCATGGCAGGTATGCCTAAAAAAGCATAATTGCTAAAGATTTGTTTGGTTTCTCCGGTCGGTAGTCTTTTGATGAAAGTGTATTCAGCGTCATTTAAGGATTGTTTTTTGTATAAATCTCCACTTTCAAGCAATGCATAGGTAGTCTCTATCCCGGCAAATCCACCTCCCTGACCAAAATAAATGATGTCTTTTGGATAGTTGGCGATCTTTTTTTGTGATAATCCCGGCTGGTTGAAACTCATAATCAGGAGGAAAAATACAACCGATCTTATTAAACTTATTACTTTCATTTATCAGTATGACGAAAATTTAAAGTATCGTCACTGTACGGAGTTATAAAATTAACTCCTAATGCATTGCAATTCTACAAATTAATATGTACTTTTGAAAATCTTCATTCACAAAAAAAATTGATAAGTATGAAACAATTGTTTTTATTAGTCTGCATGATTGCTATGGTCAGCATCGGACAGAGTCAAAGTTGCCATTCCATGGCAGGTGCTTCCGGATGTTGTGCAAGCAAAGCTGCTGCTATGGTTGCTGCTCAGGATGCAGGTCTGTTAATCAAAAAAGATGTCGCTACAGGGGACATTAGTTATTTGAAAAAGTCGTGTTCTTATAGTGCGAATTCCTCGATGGTAGAGATGAGCTTTGATCCTGCTTCTGGCAATTTTGTCAATAAAGCACCTACGAGTTCTAATGAAATGTATGCAATGCCTGTATCCAGCAACTCCACCTCAGAAGTGAAAAAAATGGATTGTAGCCAAATGAGCAAAGCAGAGTGTGCTGAGAAAATGGCGAAAGGTGAGTGTCATCCTAAATCAAAAACTTAATACCGCTACATACTTACAAGTTAATTAACGCATATATAAGCCGCTATAAATCTATAGTTTGTAGCGGTTTATTTATTTTTACTCTATATAATTATAAACGTACCTGGATTAGAACCTTTATTGGATATTAAATCTATCTTTGCATCACCCCTCCAAACTCTATCACATTATACAAATTAAAGCATATGGCTTTTTCCTATTTCAACTCTGTAGATGAAACCATAGGGAATACTCCAATCATCAAATTGCAGTCTATCTCTGCCCAGGTCAATTCAAATGTATACGCCAAATTTGAATCTTACAATCCGGGGCATTCGGCGAAGGATCGAATAGCTTTGTATATCATCAACAAAGCAGAGCGTGAAGGAAAGTTAAAACCTGGTGGTACCATCATAGAATGTACCTCCGGCAATACAGGTAGATCACTGGCTATGATTGGGGGCCATCGTGGTTACAAATGTATTTTTACGGTACCGAATAAAATCAGTGAAGAAAAGAAAAGAATTCTGGTAGCACTTGGTGCCGAGGTACATGTATGTCCTGCTTCTGTCAAGCCAGAAGATCCAAGGTCTTATTATAGTCAAGCCCAATTTTTCGCGGACAGCATTCCCAATTCATATTTTGTCAATCAGTACTATAATATGGACAATGTCGATGCACATTACCATATCACCGGTCCTGAAGTGTGGGAGCAAACCAATGGTGAAATCACGCATTTCCTTGCTTGTTCTGGAAGTGGCGGCACTTTGAGCGGCACTTCAAAATACCTGAAAGAACGCAATCCCAATATTCGGATTATAGGTGTAGATGCATATGGCTCGGTACTTAAAAAATATTTTGAAGAAGGTGTTTTTGACAAATCGATCATCAAACCATACGCACTCGAAGGGGTAGGTAAAAACATTATTCCATTGACTTTTATCACAGATCATCTCGACCAAATGGTCCAGGTAAAGGATCAGCTAGCGATCAAAAGAGCGATTAAGCTGACAGCTGAAGAAGGCCTCATGATCGGTCCCAGTGGCGGGGCAGCGATACAGGGTGTGTTTGAAATACGCAAAAATTTAAAACCAACTGACCAAATACTCATCTTGGTGCCAGATCACGGTAGCCTTTACCTGAGCAAACTATATGACGATGAATGGATGAATGAAAATGTCTATCACAAACCCAGGAAAAACAAGTATGGTATACCTTCTTATCATCGCATGAAGAAATTGCTCAATGGTATATATGAGAGCTATAAATAAAGCTTGCCTTTAAGGAAAAGGTGCAGGATCATTCAATCATGCACCTTCTGAAACTAGAATTTGTCTGAAAATATAATGGAGTGTGTACAATAGGTCAAATTGTCCTGATATTTTAGCTTAGTCATATTTTGTAATCAAAGATGGTGCTTGTCTATGAGGTATTTCTGCCAAAATAATGATACCATACAGACATATTATCTTATACAGTTGAAGTTAAAAGAGAAGGTTTTATGCCAAACCGTTTTTCGAATATATCAGAGAAATATCTTGCATCGTGGTAACCCACAGCAAAGGTGACTTCCTTGACGCTCATTTTATGACCATTTTCGAGCAAATCCTTTCCTTTGAGTAATCTTAATTCCTGAAGAGATTGGTTAGGCGTAAGTGGAGATATCTCTTTGAATCGTCGGTAGAACTGTCTTTCGCTCAAGTTCATTTTTTTAGCCACAAAACTGATCCTTAGCCTTCTGTCCTTAAGATGATGGATATAGATTTGATATACCTCCTCTAACCATGCTTTATCATGTGGAGAAATTGTAATTGATGAATTGTTTTTTGTAACCATAGGCAGCTTGCTGAAAATCGCTTTTGAACTTAAAATCCTATATGATCAAAAATCCAAAAGGTAACTGATGTAATTCTGCCATTCTAGTGCTGCTAAACTGCCATATCTGCTATTTTTTTGGTTTCTTCTATATTAGCAGGAGGTATTTACTTAATAATCGGATAAAATAGTACCAGCTGGCTATTAAATAAGTTTGGATATTTTGGAAGGCCTTATCCCAAATCGTTTCATAAATAAATTTGAAAAATATCTCGAGTTATTGAACCCAATAGCATAGCCGACTTCTTTGACTGTGATCGCCTTGCTTTGTAACAGCATGTTTTTGGCCTTTTGTAACCGCATCTCCTGAAGAAATCGATTGGGGGTCAGATCAGTATATTGTTTAACCTTTCGATGAAACTGTCTTTCACTGATTGAAAAATGATCGGCGATTAACTTTACTTTTAGATTGCCTTTGGACAAGCATTGTTGATAATGGTGCTCGACCTTTGAAATCCAACTGTCATCAAACGAGGTTTCAGCTTTAAACATCTGTTTTCATTTTATTGATATTACATAAATGATTGGAAGCCATTTAATACAGGCTTCAGAATAGAAGTGTAATGAATCAATAAAATGTCAGCTTTGTAGCACCAGATTTAAATAAAAAAAACCCGGTGGATTGAAAATCACCGGGTTTCGCCTTCTTATTGTGAGAAATTTTATACTACTACATACTTGGAACTTTTTCTCCACGATGACAAGACATACAAGTCAATTTATGTTCTGATTTGAATTTTTTAGTGATATATTTTTTATTGATACCGTTAGTCATCTTGACCATTTCACGAGTCATATCCTTTTCTGGCTTAGCATCAGATACAAAATCCCATTGGCTGAAGGGCGCACCTTCTTTGGATACATGACAAAAATTACATTTTACTCCCAATGCTTTTGTCCACGATTGCATAACGGCTTTCAAGTCATCTCCTTTGACATCCTTGAGTACCTTCATATTTTGAGGACTGGTAGGCCAAGTCCAACTATCTTTGGGTTGGAAGGCAAATTCACAAAAGAAAGGAATAGCAACGATGATTGCAAAAATTCCAAGTTTGCTGGTCAATGATTTCATATAATTTTTAGAATTAGAGCATTAATGTATGACAATATTTTTTATCAGCAAAATGTTTGATACTAAAAGTGAATATATTAGTCTATAGACATTAGTTGATTCAATGCCGGGCCAAGATCAAAATCCGGGGTGGCACCAGATCTGGCGGCTACCGAAGCTCCCATAGCACAAGCATATCGAAGGCATTCCTCAGGGGAAAGACCTGACAAGGCCTTGGCCAAAAACATCGCCAAAAAAGAATCACCGCTCCCTATTGTATCAACCACCTCTACTTTGTATCCCGGATGAGAATAGGATGAGTCCCGATCATAATAAGCTGCACCCTGATCCCCTCTGGTCACCAGGATCATGTCTACCTCCGGGAAAGTGTTCAATAACAAATTTGCCTGATCAGATTCGTTGTTTGTCACCAGGCCAAACCAGGATGTGATGAGCGTTAACTCCTCATGATTGATTTTGATCCAGTCAGTATTAGAAAACAAATGATGCACGAGTTCCTGGTTGTAAAAAGGTGTCCGTAAATTGATATCACAGATCTTTAAGGAAGCCACGGTCCACAATCGCTGCAAGGAGCGGCGATTGATCTCAGACCTGCAAGCCAATGATCCGAATACGAGGATAGGGGCTAATGGGGTAAGGTTGGATAAAAGTTCTTCTTTGATTTTAATAAAATCCCAGGCTGCCGGAGCTTGTATATTGTAGCTGGCTTCTTGTTTTTCATTCAGTTGGACAAGGACCTGACCTGTAGGTTGGTCATTCCATTGTATCAGATCGGTAGGTATCAGTTTACTTCGTAGAAAGTCTGCCAATTCATAGCCAAGATCATCTTTGCCTAAGGCTGTTAAAGGTGATGCATTCAATCCAAGTCGGTGCAAGTGGAAGGCTACATTCATGGGAGCTCCGCCGGGCATTTTGCCTTGGGGTAACATATCCCAGAGTATTTCGCCAAAACAGATTATTTTTTGCATAGGAGGCCAAAATAGAAAGATTAAATAAAAAAATATAATAGAACAGAGGAGTTCAACCTCTTTCTTCTATTACGCTATATATCCCTGCTCAAAGCGGCTTCTATGTCCTTGTCCGGAATAAACCATATTCCAGCGACCAAGATAAATAACACAGCACTGACTATGGGATAATAAAAAGCGAAGATAAGTGCTAGTAAATAAGCTATGTTAGAAAGAAGTCCTTTATGTGTTTGATGCCGGAGCAGCTCCATCATATCAGGATAGTCTCTGTGCGATTTTTTTATGCTCAGGAGCAACAAAAAATAAGCTAAACCACAACAATTGCATGAAACGGCATAAAGAATGACTGGTTCTTTAGCAAAATTGCTTTCGCCCATCCAGGCCGTGACGAAAGGTACTAATGACAACCAAAAAAGCAAATTAAGATTGGCCCAAAGGACTCGGCCATGTACTTTTTTGATGGAATGCAATAAATGATGATGATTAACCCAATAGATGCCCAAGCCGATAAAGCTCAGTACATAACTTAAGAACACTGGAGTAAGTTTGCTCAATGCTTGCCAACTGGTATCATGGGGAACTTTCATCTCCAGGACCATAATGGTGATGATAATGGCTATGACGCCATCACTAAAAGCTTCTAGTCGGGATTTGGTCATATTAAGAAGATAAAAACTGAGACACAAAATTTCGGGCAGTTAGTATGGATGCATAAATATCCTCCCGCGAACCTTCATAAGCCTTGTCTTCAACTTCAATACATACTGGTCCTCTATACCGTACACTGTTCAGGGCAGAAAAAAAATCCCTCCATCTTACATCAC
The window above is part of the Saprospiraceae bacterium genome. Proteins encoded here:
- a CDS encoding c-type cytochrome, whose protein sequence is MKSLTSKLGIFAIIVAIPFFCEFAFQPKDSWTWPTSPQNMKVLKDVKGDDLKAVMQSWTKALGVKCNFCHVSKEGAPFSQWDFVSDAKPEKDMTREMVKMTNGINKKYITKKFKSEHKLTCMSCHRGEKVPSM
- a CDS encoding DUF1211 domain-containing protein: MTKSRLEAFSDGVIAIIITIMVLEMKVPHDTSWQALSKLTPVFLSYVLSFIGLGIYWVNHHHLLHSIKKVHGRVLWANLNLLFWLSLVPFVTAWMGESNFAKEPVILYAVSCNCCGLAYFLLLLSIKKSHRDYPDMMELLRHQTHKGLLSNIAYLLALIFAFYYPIVSAVLFILVAGIWFIPDKDIEAALSRDI
- a CDS encoding carbohydrate kinase; amino-acid sequence: MQKIICFGEILWDMLPQGKMPGGAPMNVAFHLHRLGLNASPLTALGKDDLGYELADFLRSKLIPTDLIQWNDQPTGQVLVQLNEKQEASYNIQAPAAWDFIKIKEELLSNLTPLAPILVFGSLACRSEINRRSLQRLWTVASLKICDINLRTPFYNQELVHHLFSNTDWIKINHEELTLITSWFGLVTNNESDQANLLLNTFPEVDMILVTRGDQGAAYYDRDSSYSHPGYKVEVVDTIGSGDSFLAMFLAKALSGLSPEECLRYACAMGASVAARSGATPDFDLGPALNQLMSID